In Solanum lycopersicum chromosome 3, SLM_r2.1, the genomic stretch GTGATGAAACTTTTCCTAATCAATTACACTTTAGACATAGTACTGTTAAACTTCCCAACCAAAGTGTATTTGCAATCCACCTTAAGGGTATGCATATAATCATGCATGTCAAATACTACagcttttttcctttctttagtGGGTTTTCTAGATTTTGTTCTTAGTACTATATTACGACTTTGGGCTTCATGGATTTTCCCCAGTCTAGTTGCCAGAGTTTGAACAACGGTATAAGGGGGTGGTTCAGTGACCTACTCTAGCTTAGTATTTTTCTGAGTTTTAGTAGTAGTATTCTCATTAGATTTGGGGAAGCTATCATTTTGGTTGAAAATTATAGTAGGGGGTTCGTTTTTCTAAATTACTATAGACTTTAGAAAAATCTCTACGATACACATTAAGATCACCACATTTTGCTCTATTAGCCTGCTGCATTGCCCCTGCTCTCTCATTCCTATCAGCCTGAATCTTATCTTTAACATTCACAGCAAAAGGTCCCATGGCATGATTACACACATGGAAAACACTAGTACTATTATTAAGGTCATTAACAACATTGGTAGTGATGAGGAGCCTATGTGTCTGTTGTATTTCCATTTCTTGATCCATTCAGTTCTGATGTTTTTCCAATCCATGATTCTTACCATCTTTTCCCTTTCCAGATCTTCCCCTTATGATTGAGTTTTTCCATCTTTAGGATTATTTTTACCCCTCGTGTTACCCCCTGCTGAACCATGTGAAGTAGTTTCTAAATCTATGACTTTCTTTGGTATCTCACCTTCATTAATAGTTACAATATTCAGTTTTTCCTCTGTACTCCTCCTTTTAGTTGTAGATCTTTTTTCTTCCGCAGaatatttacattgatgtatttTTTCCACTCCCTAAGAAGAATATGAATTTGTATGCACATTATTCAATTTGGAGCTTCcattatcattttctttttgttgttcaaACTGTTCACCGGCGATTCTATCTTCCATGATTTGACCCTCGATTCCAGTTAGAACCCCTATTAGATGGATGTTCTTCCCTTGCGAGAAAACCCTAATAGAGATTTCTTGCATATATGCTCGTAGAGGGTCTGATTTATGTCGCCATTTTTGTCTGCACTTACTCGCAATTGCGCCTCATCCTTCCCATAGTTTGGCTGGTTAAAATTCCTCGTTTGATTAGTCTGTTGTCGTTCAAGTTGAGTAGATTCATTCCAATTGTGTTGTAGTTCTTGATTCAACCTAATAGATTATGGTAAAGTATTCTCATGTTCATCTTCCGTTTCTCCTCGCGAATTCTCTCTGTTTTCCATATCATTGAGTTGTGAAGTCACTGAGTTATGCTTCGAGACTAAGAGGGGTTCTTGTCTTTTTGAGCTCTTAATCCCATATCATCCCTGCAAGTACTATTTCAGCGGCCTAGACGGTACCACCGGTTCCTCAAGCACTTGTTCAAAAAGGTTGAACTAGTCGTTGGACTTATAGTAGTCTAAATCATGTAGAGATATTttggttaaaagagataacttAGAGAGAAGTAATTTggattttttgtattttcagcttagtattttgaatttatgatttagggttagggatttgtttttttttaggtttttaggtttagggtttcgGATTTGAGGATTAATATCAACggtttagtttttaatgtttgaGATTTTGTATTTTGGCCTTGGATTTTAGGGTTTTATGGTATGTTTCGTGTTAAGGTCAATGTTAATATTAGGATTAAGGTTTAGGTTGTGTTTTAGGTTTAAGGgtttggggttaaggatttgGATTCTAATATCTACggtttaatatttaatgttagggttttgatatttttttttgttaagtacTCTTGGAGGGGTAGGGGATGATCAATAGCCCTAGGTATTATGATAGATAAAAAGCAAAAATACATGGAGGTGGACATAAACCTTACCTCCAACATAAGGTGTTTCAAGAGCTGGTAGCCTACTAACTATCCGTTGTAAGTTCTCCAACTCTTCCCCATATACTAAAAAAGAGTCTGACTTCTAAAAACCTATGAGAGGACTCCTCTCAAAACAAAGAAACTAGGAATGCATAAATTAGGGAGGCCCTCTGTAACAATCCCAAAAATGGATAAGATAAAAAATGCTTAATGTGttaagaatgcctatgattagaccagggttcacacggatctatgcgcgtagaaccagacctcagaaCCCTTGATATATCcaatccaactaacttggggagttatttgaccTTTGAAAGGTAGGGTATAACCATGTAGGGATCTCGAATACAAAGATTTACTTCaaggagtctttaccagacttaaaaaggggaaatattAGATTTGGAGGGTTTAGGGATAAAATGCCTTTTTCAAGGATAAAgatagtatcgtaattaccctaaatatataattattatttaattaataagttggAGGGGCTTTTTGGGaagagagggccgaaattgtGCTCTTAAAGTGAAGTCCTGCTCCATCCGGGTTTGAACCTAGGTggaattaaaattaaagtgatttttattaaagctattgaattaatgtaattaattaataattattatttattatctgatttaaaataaaataaaaatcagattgcatttaaatataaaaaaccttattgactaagtcctaaaatgAGACTCTTAATCCCCCTACAACTCCCACTCTCTCACGTTTATCTCTCGACACTCACTTAATATCTCTTATTCTTTATCAAGTATTATCTCAAACAGAATAAGATACAAAAGCTGAAAAATAAACCACGTtgttcacacttgaagaactcagacgaaattacaagaaaacaaacgttaatcgcACACTAGGCTAAGGGGGGGTGTCATTCGagtggagttgatattgaggAGGCTTATATGTGTTTTTGGGTGACGGTTTTGGGCAGCAAGTAaagattttaatgtcaaaaaggTATGATTTCTATTCTCTCTTTGTCCCTTTTTCCAAGAGACCCCTTATTGTTCAAaatattcattccgaaaactaggattgttcctcgttgcatgtccctgtcactagctcccattgaagcATAAGTTGTTTATGTTTGTTGATATAAAACTAGGGATAATACTTGTTTtaatgatgattatgtgtttatatgtatgtttgtaattatgtgaattatgttgatgtttccaaAAATGTTACTACGTCTGTATGTGCGTGTTGGCATGGAAATTGTTAATGGCTTAGAACTTGAAATGGTATGATAGTTGTTTATATTTCATGAACACgtgttgatgtaaatgtgatgttcatatgagttgaaatgtggctAATTTGAGGGATAATGTCTTGTCTAAATGAATACATGAGACGCACCTAAAATGTTCTAAATGTACGACGAAACTCCCCTAAGAACTAtggtgtaacttgatgaaaggatgataaaaaattaaaagaaaattttactaggtcattcttgatcattgcacagtgaaccctatgaaagtcttaaacctacatcctaggtatagttggtgtttacactagcctataaaagaaataaaatgaagtatgtatgaatgaatgatgttttttttgtgttttctgaAGAAGGATCCCTTGTTGAGGTCCtttatgttgagccctcattttgggaagtctttatgtcaagtccatgattccaaggtctcatggcatatgaacgaatgacatgaaaaatgttatgtgctatatgtaatatgttatgtgttatgtgtaaaATGTTATGTAATGTGtgaaatatgataagtatgatgatgcatgtttcTTTCATGGGATAAAATTCCTAATCCAAATTAGGAAAGCTCATAAACGTTCCTACTCAAAATTTGGAAAGTCCACTccctttcctaatctcaatttggcaagtccactaacctGACCTGCTATAACCATGTTGCTAGAAAAgagttatttttactcattcatgtccttggtgtgaactttaatatacccatacttagtacaagtgtgtactaaccctatacaactctcaACTTTAGGTGCAGACACAGCTCAACGCTAGTGCTACAGGGTGAACATTGCAGCCATACGTTGAGCATTCATCCGGATTgtgtaggccctcatgcttccTAGGATGCTTCCACATTTACATTCTAGCTTATTTGTAGGATtaagctagtggagtatgttctgCTAGAGTTTCTTTCCAAATTTTGTTCAAAGATTGTATTGGTGCAATTTTGGCAAGTACACCTTTATCGTATAATAAactgcttctttcatttgatgatcttaatgttagatggtttatggtgaacaattatatatgGAATAGAATGTTTAATAAGCATGTTAGGAAATAAAAAGTtacaaattttctgctaaaattaacctagattaaGAATTAAGTATGTAGGCTTGTGTGCGACATCtaagaggtcaacaacgccgaTCTCATCTAGGCTCCAATCatgacaaagtttgtatcagaTCCCTAGGTTAAATTACAgaaataataagtttatatcAACCGAtatgagtagtttctaagttatGTTGTGAAGTTCACCACTATCCAGCACTAGAGACTACATGATgtgtaggaaaatttcccttcatATGATTTTATCGTGCCTTTACAAATGTTTTACTTCTTGGTTTTATGAGCGTGTCTAATATAAAATCGTTGTTGTTTACAGAGAATGAACACTAGGAAAGTTATTTGTCAGAGGAGAGGAGTAGACGCTGATGAGGACAATCAAGTTGCACACCAGGCTCTTGCTGAAGGAGTAGTTATGCCAGTTAACCCtactgggttgactgatgctaAGGTGAGGGAATCTCTGGCCTAGACGGCACATGCCATCACCATGCAAGCTCAGTCCATGACTGCCCATGTAAACCGACAGAATGTTTAACAGGAGAACCTACCGGTACGTGGCATGGCTGATAGGCTACGAGACTTTACACGGTTCaatcctcctattttcacaGTGTCCAAGATTTCAGAGGATCCCTACGAATTCATGGATGAGGTACAAAAGATTTTGGTGGCCATGGGGGAAATAGATACTGAGAAGGCTGAGCTAGCTTTCTATCAGCTCAAACATGTTGCAAAGACTTGGTGCAAGATTATGAGGGATAGCAGAGCTTTGGGCAGAGTTACGGTCACGTGGGAGAAGGTTAAGACAGGCTTTCTGGAGAGATTTTTCCCCAAGGAGATGAGAGAGgacaaggttgaggagtttatcaaccttaaacaTGGATCGGTGACAGTCAACGAGTATTCCTGAAGTTTGTGAAATTATCTAGGTTTCCCACTTTTCTTGTGTCTAACAACATAAACAAGATGAGTAGATTATTGACAGGGATTGCTGAGGATCTCGAGGAGGAATTAAGGGCATCTATGCTGCATGACAGCATGGACCTTTCCAGgcttatggtccatgtccggCAAGTGGAGGAAAGCATGAAGAGGAAGCGCACTAGGGCAGGGAACATGTCAAGGGCAACTGaaaagaatttttcaaggaagagtagtactGAAATCAGGGATAAGCACAGGTTTAAGAAGGGACTCTCCCTCCAAGGGGAGTAAAGTTCATCCAAGGGCCGCTATGATAGGTATTTTGAGTCCAGAGTCAAGAGAAACAATGATGTAGATACACCTAAGGAGAGACCACCTTGCAGGAACTGTGGAAAACTAcatggaggagagtgtatgaTGGTGACTAGAGCTTGTTACAATTGTGGAAACCAGGTCACATGGTGAAGTATTGTCCGATCAGTTGAGTTAAGAACAAGGGAAGGAGAGATTTCAGACTAATGGTTcaagtgaagaggctccaaggaggcaattattcttcgcactcaagtctagggTTTCAGGGGAAGACACCTCTGCTGATGTCTCGGGGAGTAGCCTTAATTATTCCTTCAGGTATGTGACTCtgtatggtgtttatgcactagtattaggttaatattttttagtcatcatgttggttgctgatTTGAATGACTTACATGTTTACTTATATTGAACtctttgatgagactagtttaggaaagagttccttagTGTATTAATGTGAAGCTACTAGTAGGTTACAAGGATGTGCACcttcatgttaatatgtgaattagatattcaccaatggggTGTACTGAATTACCTATGTATGCATATATTCTAACATATTAATTGTTAGTAAAGAGTAGTTTCATTCgtggacgaatgttcctagggGGGGGGGAATTatgtaacaacccaaaaaatggataagataagaaatgctttACGTGTCAAAAATGCCTATAATTAGACCtaggttcacacagattgatacgcatagaaccagacctcgAACCTAGGCTACAACCAATCCAaataacttggggagttagttcaTCTTGGAAAGATTGGGtacaaccatgtagggctcttgaatagaaagattttcttgaagaagtctttacaaaacttaaaaaaggggaaatcttatgtttggagggtctagggttaaaatggtctttttccaagcAAAGGGcaatatcgtaattaccctaaatatataattaattatttattcaataatgtggaggggtattttggggagagagggccgaaattgggctcttgaagtgaattCTTGCTCCACCGGTGTTCGTACCTAGATGGAAGCAATGAATAAACTGATTTTTATTAAAGGTAGACTCCTAAGATTTCTACAACTCCCACTCTCTCACGTTTAACTCTCCAATGAAACACTCAATCTCTCTTATTCTTTGTCTTGTAGTTTCTCAGccaaaataagatacaaaagtagaaaaataaaccAATTTCGTCACACTTGATGAACTCACacaaaatcacaagaaaacaaacgttaatcgcACACTAGGCTAAAGGAGGTTGTTATTCGGgtggagttgatattgaggAGGCTTAGACGTGTTTTTGTGTGATTTTTTGTGCAGAAAGCCAAGAGTTTAATGTAAAAAAGGTATggtttctcttctctctttgtcccttttaccaagagaccccttaaggttcagaatatttattttgaaaactaggattgttccccgtttCATGTTCCTGTCACTAGATCCCATTCAATCacaggttggttatgtttgctggtagaaaactaaggatgaaacgtgttttggtgatgaatatgtgtttatatgtatgttttggaattatgtgacttatgtgaTATTTCCGAGAATATAACTATGTGTGTATTTGTGTGTTGTCgtggctattgttcatggtttaggacttgaaatggcatgatagttctttaaatttcatgtgtacatgttgatgtaaatatTATGATCATATGAGTTTAAATGTATCTAATTTGAGTGATAATGTCTTGGCTAACCGAATACATGGAGACGTGCCTAAAatgttctaaatgcactacgaaattccTCTAAGAACTATGGTGTAACTTAATGAAAGGATgttgaaaaattaattgaaaatttccagcttctaCTTATGAATTTCTTCAGCAAAGAGagttcaaaatgttgaaaaattaattaaaacaagtgaggtgATGGTGGATCAAACCCGTGatctcaccatgttaaaaaccatgaaaataaagaagtaaaaagaaatgtggtgaaggggattcgaaACATTGTATTTTCaggaaaatgtaacttaaaagaaaaaataagaaatgagaggagtgggatttgaacccaccacctctcaataagattaaaggaagagtaaaagagaaaaaataaaatgtgaggcgtgggaatcaaacccacgacctctagacagtgaaggagagtcaaaggaaatgaaagaaaagagatgtgaggcatgggaatcgaacccgcGACCTCCTAGGCAGATTTaaggataaaaattaaaatatattaaagaggGGCTTTGGGAGTTCGAACACACAAGCCCTCAGCAAAAGGAGAGAAATTTAaaggcaatgaaaataaaaagtaaatgaagtTTTAGGAGTTCGATcaacataatcttaggaagatatgaataacttaaatgaactatgaatgaagcctcatggattgtatgtatagatCCATAATTCtaacatacatttaaaaaaataattgaacctaagatgtatgtaatgaaatgattttacCATATAAGGGTTACTTAAGAGTGTAAAATATACAAATGGCCAagtacattggcatatgatgaattcaacattcacgtaaaaattGTTGAGTAATTAAGAAGAATAAAtttgctaat encodes the following:
- the LOC138347489 gene encoding uncharacterized protein produces the protein MLLRLYVRVGMEIVNGLELEMRMNTRKVICQRRGVDADEDNQVAHQALAEGVVMPVNPTGLTDAKENLPVRGMADRLRDFTRFNPPIFTVSKISEDPYEFMDEVQKILVAMGEIDTEKAELAFYQLKHVAKTWCKIMRDSRALGRVTVTWEKVKTGFLERFFPKEMREDKVEEFINLKHGSVTVNEYS